A genomic stretch from Chitinophaga agri includes:
- a CDS encoding DNA-formamidopyrimidine glycosylase family protein: MPELPDLQVFSHNLDKQLSGKVVKEVHIKNTKRAKESAAAFRKALEGEKLEKVYREGKELRFKFKHDVVLGMHLMLHGKLFFFEEENTNKHPIIELLFEDKTGLVLTDYQGMAVPTLNPEEVDVPDALSDDMTVKFLQEQLSKKKTVVKKVLLDQHIIRGIGNAYADEILWEAGISPFSVSNKIPAAKIKALHTAIHKVLKEAEKDIRKAHPDIIAGEVRDFLKIHQPKLTHSPTGGAIAQKELNGRKTYYTDEQELFE; the protein is encoded by the coding sequence ATGCCCGAATTACCAGACTTACAGGTTTTCAGTCACAACCTGGACAAACAGTTGTCCGGAAAAGTGGTGAAAGAAGTACACATAAAAAATACGAAGAGAGCCAAGGAAAGTGCGGCTGCTTTTAGAAAAGCACTGGAAGGAGAGAAGCTGGAAAAGGTGTACAGGGAAGGCAAGGAATTGCGGTTTAAGTTTAAGCATGACGTAGTGCTGGGAATGCACCTGATGCTGCATGGGAAACTGTTTTTCTTCGAAGAAGAGAATACCAATAAACACCCCATCATTGAACTGTTGTTTGAGGATAAGACCGGCCTTGTGCTGACAGACTACCAGGGGATGGCAGTACCTACCCTCAACCCGGAAGAAGTGGATGTGCCTGATGCACTATCGGACGATATGACCGTTAAATTCCTGCAGGAACAACTCAGTAAAAAGAAGACAGTTGTGAAGAAGGTGTTACTGGATCAGCATATCATCAGGGGCATCGGAAATGCCTATGCAGATGAGATCTTATGGGAGGCAGGTATATCCCCTTTTTCCGTCAGTAACAAGATACCTGCTGCAAAGATCAAAGCACTACATACTGCTATCCATAAGGTGCTGAAAGAAGCGGAGAAAGATATTAGAAAAGCTCACCCGGATATCATCGCCGGTGAAGTACGCGATTTCCTGAAAATACACCAGCCTAAACTAACGCATAGTCCTACAGGGGGCGCCATTGCTCAAAAGGAGCTGAATGGCCGAAAAACCTACTATACGGACGAACAGGAACTATTCGAATAA
- a CDS encoding DUF72 domain-containing protein translates to MATGKIYIGTSGWSYKHWREIFYPPAVKPADYLAYYADRFSATEINNSFYRLPEPSTVETWANTVKPRFYFCPKISRFVTHTKKLNDPEVTLPRFFNVFDPVHKHLGPVLIQLPANLKFHAEKATHFFNILKQYKGYTFALEPRHETWMEDEAVALLKKYRIAFVIAESGNRWPSGAFVTAKHIYVRFHGPDGSYGTSYDDNVLKKYAKKMVDWREEGHTVWVFFNNDIHGYAIENAATLIRLTNA, encoded by the coding sequence ATGGCAACGGGCAAAATATATATCGGAACATCCGGTTGGAGTTATAAACACTGGCGGGAGATCTTCTACCCGCCAGCTGTTAAACCTGCTGACTACCTCGCATACTATGCAGACCGATTCAGCGCGACAGAAATCAATAACAGCTTTTATCGTCTCCCTGAACCATCTACAGTGGAGACCTGGGCGAATACAGTAAAGCCCCGTTTTTATTTCTGTCCCAAGATCAGCCGCTTTGTTACCCATACCAAGAAACTGAATGATCCGGAAGTTACTTTACCCCGTTTTTTCAATGTGTTTGATCCGGTACATAAACATCTTGGCCCTGTCCTGATACAACTACCTGCCAACCTGAAATTTCATGCGGAAAAGGCCACGCATTTCTTCAACATACTGAAACAATACAAGGGATATACGTTCGCACTCGAACCGCGACATGAAACCTGGATGGAAGATGAGGCTGTTGCCTTGCTCAAAAAGTACAGGATAGCCTTCGTGATCGCAGAATCGGGTAACCGCTGGCCCTCGGGAGCATTTGTGACAGCAAAACATATCTATGTACGCTTTCATGGTCCGGATGGGTCTTATGGCACATCCTATGACGACAATGTGTTGAAGAAGTATGCAAAGAAAATGGTGGACTGGCGGGAAGAAGGACATACTGTATGGGTGTTTTTCAACAACGATATTCACGGATATGCGATTGAAAATGCAGCAACACTTATTAGGCTCACCAATGCCTGA
- the hemG gene encoding protoporphyrinogen oxidase, which produces MQTKPVIIAGAGIAGLSIAYELQQKGIPYEIMEASSYAGGLVKSLHIDGYELDAGPNSLAASPEMMTYIDQLGLHDQVLEAAAVSKNRFLVRNDQLHAVSPHPLKILQSSYISGGAKWRLFTERFRKKASPEGEESVSSFVTRRFGKEINEYLFEPILSGIYAGNPDLMSIAEVLPMLPQWEKKYGSVTQGLLKNKAAMGGRKIIAFKGGNSTLTDKLYSLLTGKIRFNCTVTGVTRGAEDYIVQYTENGNTAMLNAEKVIFTTPAYSTATAIQGLDAALASHLSDIAYPRMGVLHLGFGAEALEKAPAGFGFLVPNAANKHFLGAICNAAIFPSRAPKGKALFTVFVGGARQEQLFDQLGPEKLQQTVVKELMALLGLTTPPEMQRFSEWKKAIPQLNVGYAQVRQQIRFFEQRYPGIRLAGNYVTGVAVPAIIQAAKNYS; this is translated from the coding sequence ATGCAGACAAAACCCGTTATCATTGCCGGCGCTGGCATCGCCGGACTAAGTATTGCCTACGAATTACAACAGAAAGGCATTCCCTATGAAATCATGGAGGCCTCTTCCTATGCGGGCGGCCTGGTGAAGTCATTACACATCGATGGTTATGAGCTGGATGCCGGTCCTAACTCACTGGCCGCTTCACCCGAGATGATGACTTACATCGATCAGCTGGGTTTGCATGATCAGGTGCTCGAAGCGGCTGCTGTCAGTAAAAACCGTTTCCTTGTCAGAAATGATCAGTTACACGCGGTATCACCTCATCCGCTGAAGATACTGCAGTCTTCCTATATCAGTGGGGGCGCCAAATGGCGTTTGTTCACAGAACGTTTCCGTAAAAAGGCATCGCCGGAGGGAGAAGAATCTGTTTCTTCCTTCGTGACCCGCCGCTTTGGCAAAGAGATCAACGAATATCTCTTTGAACCGATTCTGTCCGGTATCTATGCCGGTAATCCCGACCTGATGTCCATCGCAGAAGTATTGCCAATGCTGCCGCAATGGGAAAAGAAATACGGCAGTGTCACTCAGGGACTACTAAAGAATAAGGCCGCAATGGGCGGCCGTAAGATCATAGCATTTAAAGGCGGAAACAGCACGCTGACCGACAAATTATATTCCCTGCTTACCGGAAAGATCAGATTCAACTGCACTGTTACAGGCGTGACCCGTGGAGCGGAAGACTATATCGTACAATATACCGAGAATGGTAATACGGCTATGCTGAATGCTGAGAAGGTGATATTTACCACACCTGCCTACAGCACAGCCACTGCTATACAAGGGCTGGATGCTGCACTGGCATCCCATCTTAGCGATATTGCCTATCCCCGTATGGGCGTACTGCACCTCGGCTTTGGTGCCGAAGCGCTGGAAAAGGCGCCTGCAGGGTTCGGATTCCTGGTACCTAATGCAGCAAATAAGCATTTCCTGGGGGCGATCTGTAATGCTGCGATCTTCCCGTCCCGTGCACCTAAAGGAAAAGCTTTATTCACCGTATTCGTAGGTGGCGCCAGGCAGGAACAGCTGTTCGATCAGCTGGGGCCGGAGAAGTTACAGCAAACCGTCGTAAAAGAACTGATGGCGCTGCTGGGACTGACGACTCCGCCGGAAATGCAACGTTTCAGTGAATGGAAAAAAGCGATCCCCCAACTGAACGTCGGATACGCACAGGTACGACAACAGATCCGCTTCTTCGAGCAGCGGTACCCGGGTATCAGACTGGCTGGCAATTACGTGACGGGCGTAGCAGTACCTGCTATTATACAGGCAGCAAAGAACTATAGCTGA
- the hemH gene encoding ferrochelatase — translation MEAKSDKGIILMNLGSPDSTAVPDVKRYLNEFLMDKRVIDYPYLFRLLLIKGIIVPRRAPKSAEAYQSIWWDEGSPLIVLTKQLQNAVQHDLAMPVEVSMRYGNPSQEEAFEKLLKQNPSLKEVILLPLYPHYAMSSYETAVEHAKAVHKKKGYAFKLNIVPPYYNEPDYINALAESMRPYVEQEYDHLLFSYHGVPERHIRKGDITGKHCMQVADCCHVDSPAHEFCYRHQVHITSELVAEKLKIPREKWSVTFQSRLGREEWLKPYTAATLEELPKKGVKRLLVACPAFVSDCLETLEEIAVEGKHSFISNGGDSFTMIPCMNVHPLWVQAVVKWMTALS, via the coding sequence ATGGAAGCTAAATCTGATAAAGGAATTATTCTGATGAACCTGGGGTCGCCGGATTCTACGGCCGTACCTGATGTTAAGCGTTATCTCAACGAGTTTCTGATGGATAAACGGGTAATTGATTATCCATATCTGTTCCGCTTACTGCTGATCAAGGGTATTATTGTACCCAGGCGTGCGCCCAAATCAGCAGAGGCTTACCAGTCTATCTGGTGGGACGAAGGATCTCCGCTGATCGTGCTGACAAAACAATTACAGAACGCTGTGCAGCATGACCTGGCAATGCCGGTAGAAGTGTCTATGCGTTACGGTAATCCTTCTCAGGAAGAAGCTTTTGAGAAACTGCTCAAACAGAATCCCAGTCTGAAAGAAGTGATCCTGCTGCCCTTGTATCCGCATTATGCCATGTCATCCTATGAGACGGCTGTAGAGCATGCAAAAGCGGTCCATAAGAAGAAAGGATATGCTTTCAAGCTCAATATCGTACCTCCGTATTATAATGAACCTGATTATATAAATGCACTGGCAGAAAGTATGCGTCCCTATGTGGAGCAGGAATATGACCATCTGTTATTCAGCTATCATGGTGTACCTGAGAGGCACATACGAAAAGGCGATATTACAGGGAAGCATTGTATGCAGGTTGCCGACTGCTGCCACGTAGACTCACCGGCACATGAGTTCTGTTACCGCCACCAGGTGCATATTACATCGGAACTGGTAGCAGAGAAGTTAAAGATACCAAGAGAGAAGTGGAGCGTTACCTTCCAGTCCCGCCTGGGAAGGGAAGAATGGCTCAAGCCATATACAGCAGCAACACTGGAAGAATTACCTAAGAAAGGAGTGAAGCGTTTACTGGTGGCTTGTCCGGCATTTGTGTCCGACTGCCTCGAGACGCTGGAAGAAATTGCAGTGGAGGGTAAACACAGCTTTATCAGTAATGGCGGCGACAGCTTCACCATGATACCATGTATGAACGTGCATCCTTTATGGGTACAGGCAGTGGTAAAATGGATGACAGCCCTGTCCTGA
- the hemA gene encoding glutamyl-tRNA reductase has protein sequence MPFLAFYASIFAPEAYKNKMQGSHSKDIAHFHIVGINYKKTDAAIRGSFAINQVQYQHLLDSAKSLHLDDIFVLSTCNRTEIYGFADDPQQLVELVCNETDGDCNLFSQLSYVKTGEDAIKHLYQVGTGLDSQILGDYEIIGQIRNATKFSKSNGCFGGFQERLVNSVLQVSKLIKNETGLSSGTVSVAFAAVRLLEHKVPDIHHKKILLVGVGKIGRNTCKNMMDYLGVTNVTLVNRTTAVAQDFANQHGLRYAPYENLAEELKAADIVLVASNAPEPNVLAEHFSGSSPKLIIDLSIPFNVAPEVNDLSHVELVNVDELSKIQDETLQMRLQEVPKALGIIEEHMNEFLYWYKMRKHAVVLKAVKDKLTEIHTKEIQQQKNGNQYNLEDIEAVSSRIIQKMINLMAGKVRRETDKSDQYIAMINDIFETGVNQE, from the coding sequence TTGCCCTTTCTTGCATTCTATGCGAGTATTTTTGCACCGGAAGCTTATAAGAACAAAATGCAGGGTAGTCATTCAAAAGATATAGCCCATTTTCATATCGTTGGTATCAACTATAAGAAAACAGATGCTGCTATAAGAGGATCGTTCGCTATTAATCAGGTACAATATCAGCACTTACTAGATAGTGCCAAGTCCCTACACCTGGACGATATTTTTGTACTCTCAACGTGCAACAGAACTGAGATCTATGGTTTTGCTGATGATCCGCAGCAACTGGTGGAACTGGTTTGCAATGAAACCGATGGTGATTGCAATCTATTCAGCCAGCTGTCGTATGTGAAAACGGGAGAAGATGCCATTAAACACCTGTATCAGGTGGGCACAGGTCTGGATTCACAGATCCTTGGTGATTATGAGATCATCGGACAGATACGTAATGCCACCAAATTTTCCAAATCCAATGGATGTTTCGGTGGATTCCAGGAAAGACTGGTGAACAGCGTACTTCAGGTATCAAAATTAATCAAGAATGAAACAGGACTCAGCTCCGGTACCGTATCCGTGGCCTTCGCCGCTGTACGTCTGCTGGAACATAAGGTACCTGACATTCACCACAAGAAGATCTTGCTCGTAGGTGTCGGTAAAATAGGCAGGAATACCTGTAAAAATATGATGGACTACCTCGGTGTCACCAACGTAACGCTGGTGAACCGTACAACAGCTGTCGCACAGGATTTCGCCAACCAGCATGGACTGCGTTATGCGCCATATGAGAATCTTGCAGAAGAATTAAAAGCTGCGGATATCGTACTGGTAGCATCCAACGCACCCGAACCGAACGTGCTGGCAGAACACTTCAGTGGTTCCTCTCCTAAACTGATCATCGATCTGTCTATCCCTTTCAACGTCGCGCCGGAAGTGAACGATCTGTCGCATGTTGAACTGGTTAACGTAGATGAACTGTCCAAGATACAGGATGAGACGTTACAGATGCGCCTGCAGGAAGTGCCAAAAGCATTAGGCATCATAGAAGAACACATGAATGAGTTCCTCTACTGGTACAAAATGCGTAAACACGCGGTAGTGCTGAAAGCTGTAAAGGATAAACTGACCGAGATCCATACAAAGGAGATCCAGCAGCAGAAAAACGGCAACCAGTACAATCTGGAAGATATTGAAGCAGTATCTTCCCGCATCATCCAGAAGATGATCAACCTGATGGCTGGAAAAGTACGCCGCGAAACAGATAAAAGTGATCAATATATCGCCATGATCAATGATATCTTTGAGACTGGCGTTAACCAGGAATAA
- the hemC gene encoding hydroxymethylbilane synthase, with protein MNKEIKIGTRESQLALWQANKVKGLLDAQGYNTTLVPIKSEGDIDLVTPLYEIGVQGIFTKSLDIALLNGRIDIAVHSLKDVPTQLPKNIIQVAVLERGPVKDLLVYRQDTAFLDQPAYIANIATSSVRRKAQWLRKYPKHQLHNLRGNVNTRLQKLAAENWDGAIFAAAGLERINVRPSTSIELDWMLPAPAQGAVVAVCREDDDFCRQACAPFNDLATALCTRVERDFLRTLMGGCTTPISAYATISNDTIHFSGELCSIDGQQLFTIAEQAPLADAGLIGKIAAEKILAQGGDKIVAEIRNAIK; from the coding sequence ATGAATAAAGAAATAAAGATAGGTACAAGAGAAAGCCAGCTCGCACTGTGGCAGGCAAATAAGGTAAAAGGCCTGCTGGATGCGCAGGGTTACAACACAACACTTGTACCTATCAAAAGCGAGGGCGATATAGACCTCGTTACTCCACTTTACGAAATAGGCGTACAGGGTATTTTCACCAAAAGCCTTGATATCGCACTGCTCAATGGCCGTATCGATATCGCTGTACACTCTCTCAAAGACGTTCCTACACAACTGCCTAAAAATATTATACAGGTTGCCGTACTGGAAAGAGGTCCTGTAAAAGACCTGCTGGTATACCGCCAGGATACCGCCTTCCTTGATCAGCCGGCATATATTGCCAACATTGCGACCAGCAGTGTAAGGCGTAAGGCACAGTGGCTCCGTAAATATCCGAAGCACCAGCTGCACAACCTGCGCGGGAATGTAAATACCCGTCTGCAGAAACTTGCAGCGGAAAACTGGGATGGCGCCATCTTCGCTGCTGCCGGTCTGGAAAGGATCAATGTACGCCCGTCTACAAGTATAGAACTCGACTGGATGCTGCCTGCTCCCGCACAGGGCGCAGTCGTAGCCGTATGCCGGGAAGATGATGACTTCTGCAGACAGGCATGTGCGCCATTCAATGACCTTGCCACTGCCCTCTGTACCCGTGTAGAACGCGATTTCCTGCGTACCCTCATGGGTGGTTGTACTACGCCTATCAGCGCTTATGCGACCATCAGCAATGATACCATCCACTTTAGTGGAGAACTGTGCAGTATAGACGGACAACAACTGTTCACCATCGCAGAACAGGCGCCCCTCGCGGATGCCGGACTGATTGGAAAGATAGCCGCTGAAAAGATCCTTGCACAGGGCGGCGATAAAATTGTCGCAGAGATCAGGAATGCAATTAAATAA
- a CDS encoding uroporphyrinogen-III synthase: MQLNKRYRLLSTKTVSTELISVAASANVDIDAQAFINTAPLVTDALKQRIHQLLRQMATVIFTSANAVSAIHDHYLTADGKYYYGDWVSFPPETTEEEIEAFRQNGYYTPGWKVYCLEGATANTLRESGIRHEIIATAADAAGLAHQIIQRKEEGPLVFFCGDRRRDELPDILAGNGIQLDEIIVYATTATPVVAANDYDGILFLSPSAVQSFFSANQLPTHTVCFSIGNTTAKALEQYTGNKIIISTQQRMTDLVLTAINYFNNIN; this comes from the coding sequence ATGCAATTAAATAAAAGATATCGCCTGTTAAGCACCAAAACTGTCAGTACGGAACTGATCAGCGTTGCCGCGTCAGCAAACGTAGACATCGATGCACAGGCTTTTATCAATACCGCCCCCCTTGTAACAGATGCACTGAAACAGCGTATACACCAGCTGCTCAGGCAAATGGCCACCGTGATCTTTACCAGCGCTAATGCTGTTAGTGCTATCCATGATCACTATCTTACTGCGGACGGTAAATACTATTACGGTGACTGGGTATCCTTTCCACCAGAGACGACAGAAGAAGAGATTGAAGCGTTCCGGCAGAACGGATATTATACACCCGGATGGAAGGTCTATTGCCTGGAAGGTGCTACCGCCAACACGCTGCGCGAATCCGGTATCCGGCATGAGATCATTGCCACCGCTGCTGATGCAGCCGGCCTTGCCCATCAGATCATACAACGGAAAGAAGAAGGCCCGCTGGTCTTTTTCTGTGGTGACAGGCGCCGCGATGAGCTTCCTGATATACTTGCCGGTAATGGTATTCAGCTGGATGAGATCATTGTATATGCCACTACTGCTACGCCAGTCGTTGCCGCCAATGACTATGACGGTATCCTCTTTCTCAGTCCCAGCGCAGTACAGAGCTTCTTTTCCGCTAATCAGCTGCCAACACATACGGTATGCTTTTCTATAGGAAACACGACGGCAAAAGCGCTGGAACAGTACACCGGCAACAAAATTATTATCAGCACGCAGCAGCGTATGACAGACCTGGTGCTGACAGCAATAAATTATTTTAATAACATCAACTGA
- the hemE gene encoding uroporphyrinogen decarboxylase, with the protein MSALKNDLLLRALRGETTERVPVWMMRQAGRYLPDYIKLREKYSFFERCMNPELATEITVMPVHQVGVDAAIIFSDILVVPQAMGMEVQLIEKIGPVLPDPVKGAADLKKLCVPDVKDTLNYVFEALALTKKTLAGAVPLIGFAGAPWTLLCYMVQGKGSKTFDAAKAFCYQQPEVAHQLLQMITDTTIAYLKEQVKAGADCIQLFDSWGGLLSPTDFENFSLQYMRQIVAALKDVCPVTVFAKGAWFALEEMAATGANCLGVDWCIQPARARQFAGDNITLQGNFDPAKLLAPIPEIKKSVKEMLTGFGKHRYIANLGHGILPNVPVDHARAFIDTVKEF; encoded by the coding sequence ATGAGCGCCTTAAAGAATGACCTTTTACTGAGAGCTTTACGCGGAGAAACTACAGAACGTGTCCCTGTGTGGATGATGCGCCAGGCGGGCCGCTACCTGCCTGACTATATCAAACTGCGGGAAAAATACTCCTTCTTTGAACGCTGCATGAATCCTGAACTGGCTACAGAGATCACCGTGATGCCTGTACACCAGGTAGGAGTAGATGCGGCCATCATTTTCTCTGACATCCTCGTAGTACCTCAGGCGATGGGTATGGAAGTACAGCTTATTGAGAAAATAGGCCCCGTATTACCTGACCCGGTGAAAGGCGCCGCAGATCTTAAAAAGCTCTGCGTTCCTGATGTAAAGGATACACTCAATTACGTATTTGAAGCACTCGCGCTTACTAAAAAGACGCTCGCCGGTGCTGTTCCGCTGATCGGATTTGCCGGTGCGCCATGGACCCTCCTCTGCTACATGGTACAGGGTAAAGGATCTAAGACTTTTGATGCGGCGAAAGCATTCTGCTACCAGCAACCGGAAGTAGCTCATCAGCTGCTACAAATGATCACAGATACCACTATCGCTTACCTGAAAGAACAGGTTAAAGCAGGTGCTGACTGTATACAGCTGTTCGATTCATGGGGTGGACTGCTGAGCCCAACTGACTTCGAAAACTTCTCTTTACAATATATGCGTCAGATCGTGGCAGCATTGAAAGATGTTTGTCCGGTGACGGTCTTCGCTAAAGGCGCCTGGTTCGCCCTCGAAGAAATGGCGGCGACCGGTGCAAACTGCCTGGGTGTTGACTGGTGTATACAGCCTGCCCGTGCAAGACAATTCGCTGGCGATAATATCACCCTTCAGGGTAACTTCGACCCGGCGAAACTCCTGGCTCCGATTCCTGAGATCAAAAAATCAGTAAAAGAAATGCTGACCGGCTTTGGTAAACATCGCTACATCGCGAACTTAGGCCACGGTATTCTGCCGAATGTGCCGGTTGACCATGCCAGAGCATTTATCGATACTGTAAAGGAATTCTAA
- the hemF gene encoding oxygen-dependent coproporphyrinogen oxidase, with the protein MNIKDNFISLIHRLQDDICTALENIDGKATFREDRWERPGGGGGKSRVIADGNVFEKGGVNTSVVHGELPELMAKQFGVTQAQFMACGISLVIHPVNPFVPTVHANFRYFELYDENGGLKDSWFGGGADLTPYYLDEQDGVHFHQAFKNACDPFGKELYPEFKKHCDEYFVNKHRDNEARGIGGIFYDYQRPGERMNAEQLFNFAQANGEALIQAYIPIVEKTKDTPYTDAHKDWQEYRRGRYVEFNLIHDRGTLFGLKTNGRTESILMSLPPRARWEYDYHPAPGSPEAQLVAFLKPREWAV; encoded by the coding sequence ATGAACATTAAAGACAACTTTATTTCCCTCATCCATCGCCTGCAGGACGACATCTGCACAGCACTGGAGAATATAGATGGTAAAGCCACCTTCCGCGAAGACCGCTGGGAACGTCCCGGTGGTGGCGGTGGAAAATCACGCGTTATTGCTGATGGCAATGTGTTCGAAAAAGGAGGTGTCAATACTTCTGTTGTACACGGAGAACTGCCGGAACTGATGGCAAAACAGTTTGGTGTAACACAGGCACAATTCATGGCCTGTGGCATCTCCCTGGTCATCCACCCTGTCAATCCGTTTGTACCTACCGTACACGCCAATTTCCGTTATTTCGAGCTGTATGATGAGAACGGCGGACTGAAAGATTCCTGGTTCGGCGGTGGTGCAGACCTCACGCCTTACTACCTGGATGAACAGGATGGTGTACACTTCCATCAGGCGTTCAAGAATGCCTGTGATCCATTTGGAAAGGAATTATATCCGGAGTTCAAAAAGCACTGTGACGAATACTTCGTCAACAAACACCGTGATAATGAAGCCCGTGGTATCGGCGGTATTTTCTACGACTATCAGCGCCCTGGTGAAAGAATGAACGCAGAACAGCTGTTCAACTTTGCCCAGGCAAATGGAGAAGCGCTCATACAGGCGTATATTCCTATCGTGGAGAAAACAAAAGATACACCTTACACGGATGCACATAAAGACTGGCAGGAATACAGGCGTGGACGCTATGTTGAGTTCAACCTGATCCACGACAGGGGCACACTGTTCGGTCTGAAAACCAACGGCCGTACAGAATCCATTCTCATGAGCCTTCCGCCGAGAGCCCGCTGGGAATATGACTACCATCCAGCGCCAGGCAGTCCGGAAGCGCAATTGGTAGCGTTCCTGAAGCCAAGAGAATGGGCAGTTTAA
- the hemB gene encoding porphobilinogen synthase — MIRRNRILRTSPAIRAMVAETILTPSDFIAPLFIVEGENVKEEISSMPGYFRYSLDLTVKEVKELWSMGIKSVLLFIKCADELKDNKGTEAVNPNGLMQRAIRAIKDAVPEIVIMTDVALDPYSSYGHDGIVENGEIVNDATVEVLARMSLSHAEAGADFVAPSDKMDGRILSIRSILEQNSFHKVGIMAYSAKYASCLYGPFRDALDSAPGFGDKKTYQLDYANSTMALKEALMDAQEGADIVMVKPALYYLDVIRRIKDEVHIPVSAYHVSGEYAMIKAAAKMGWLNEEKAIIEALTSIKRAGADLIATYFAKDAVRLL; from the coding sequence ATGATACGCAGAAACAGGATATTGAGAACTTCTCCCGCCATCCGCGCAATGGTTGCGGAAACAATACTGACGCCAAGTGATTTTATTGCACCGCTATTTATTGTAGAAGGAGAAAATGTGAAAGAAGAGATCAGTTCAATGCCCGGTTATTTCAGATACTCTCTGGACCTGACCGTAAAAGAAGTAAAAGAACTGTGGAGCATGGGTATCAAAAGCGTACTGCTTTTCATTAAGTGTGCAGATGAACTGAAAGATAATAAAGGCACTGAAGCGGTGAATCCGAATGGCCTGATGCAACGTGCGATCAGGGCTATCAAGGATGCCGTTCCTGAGATAGTGATCATGACCGACGTGGCACTGGACCCTTACTCTTCCTACGGTCACGATGGTATCGTGGAGAATGGTGAGATCGTGAATGATGCAACTGTAGAGGTGCTGGCACGTATGAGCCTCAGTCATGCGGAAGCAGGTGCTGACTTCGTAGCGCCGAGTGATAAGATGGACGGTCGTATCCTGTCTATCCGTAGTATCCTGGAACAAAACAGCTTCCATAAAGTAGGTATCATGGCGTACAGCGCTAAATACGCGTCCTGCCTGTACGGTCCTTTCCGCGACGCGCTGGATTCGGCTCCGGGTTTCGGTGATAAGAAGACCTATCAGCTGGATTATGCCAACTCCACCATGGCGCTGAAAGAAGCCCTGATGGATGCACAGGAAGGTGCGGACATTGTGATGGTAAAACCAGCATTGTACTACCTGGATGTGATCAGAAGGATCAAAGATGAAGTGCATATACCAGTGAGCGCTTATCACGTGAGCGGTGAATATGCGATGATCAAGGCCGCAGCAAAAATGGGCTGGTTGAATGAAGAAAAAGCTATTATTGAAGCCCTGACCAGCATTAAACGTGCAGGAGCTGATCTGATCGCCACCTATTTCGCCAAGGATGCGGTGCGGTTATTGTAA